The genomic segment TATCTCACCGGGGGGATGGGGCTCACTGGACCACTATGTGCCGAATTCCCTGGTGAGGCCATGGAGCCCCGTTACTAGGAGGACTTCCAGCTCCCTTGCTAGAGGCTAGGTTTTGATGACTCCAGCTGGTACAGCTTTCTTCACAGGCATGGTGGCCTGGGttttgaagaaaagagagaaagttaaGGTCATGCCTTCTTATCAATTCTCCAAAGAAAAGTCCCCGCATGTCCAGGGAACCACAGGCTGGTTTTCTAAGGAATGTATTGGCTTCTCCAGCCTCTCGGGGGGCCTTGTTCGGGAGGTCGAGGTGGGAAGACCTTGTAAGTGCCGTAGTTTGAGACCATTCTGAGAATAATCGCAAGATCTGGACCCAAAAGAGAGAGACTTGGGATTCACATTCAGCTCCCAGATTGCAGACAAGGTATTTCTTGATTTTCAAAGTTCGTAAGTCAAACATACAAGAAAATAAAGGGTTCTGCCCTCTTGCCTAGCATTCTGGTgaaactgtattttctttttgaaactagGTCTTGTATAGCCCAGACTGCCTCTCTatataaccaaggatgaccttgaacttctgatcctcctgcttccactttttttttttttcacaagacagggtttctctgtgtaacagccctgactgtcctagaactctctttgtagaccaggctgccctagaactcacagagatccgcctgtttctgcctcctaagtgctgggattaaaggcgtacaccatcTGATTATTTGGTTAAAGAGAAAAATTACAGTGCAGGACAGACAGTCATCTACCTCATAAAggcattgtttattttttatattttagttaattattttgagacagggtcttactatgcagccctagTACACCTGGacctcgctctatagaccaggctaacctccaactcacagagatccacctgcctctgcctcctctgtgctgggatcgAAGGtctacaccaccatgcccagcagttcagttttcttttcagaCAAGGATTCACTCTGTATgcagccttgtctgtcctggagctagctatGCAGATTAAATGAGCCACAGACTTGCTGCAGTCAATCCTGCAGACTCAGCctgctgcatgctgggattacaggcatgcacctcccCGGCATGGCATCCTCCTCAGCTGCAGATGTGGAGTCGTGGTCTCCAACTAGGTGCTTGGCCATCCCCTTCAGCCCTCAGCAGACCAAAGGGCTCTCCCTGCCCTGTGGGCTCCTTCACTTACCTATGGTGCAGGCTGGGCCCTTGAgctgcaggcaggaggcagggtcCACCTCTTCTGATGGTACACCAGGGGCTTTGCCTGGGAGGGGGCTGCTACAACGTTGCCAGAAGAAGCTGGAGTTGCGGGATTCCTTGGATGTTTGACAAGCTGCAGATTAGAGTGACATCATGAGAAAACCCTGCTCCAGAGACTCCCTGTGTAGACATGGTCACCCAAAGACCCGTGTTCTgtggtttgggggtttgttttttctattttgacATGAGAGATTGCTTTAGGGTGGTGGCGTTGATTTGTTTTGCTGTTCCCAACATatctttttgttgtggttgttatttgtttttcaagacagggtttctctgtatagctttggagcctgacctggaactcagtagaccaggctggccttgaactctcagaaatccacctgcctctgcctcccaagtgttgggatcaaaggtgtgcaccaccactgcctggccattttttttaaattagttctttgagaatttcatatgacaTGTCttgagcatgcatacacacacacacacacacacacacacacacacacacacacacacacacacaccagagagaaagagaaagattttatttttgagacagtgtcccatgtaactctggctagcctcaaattcaagaTGCAACCAAGGGTGGCCTTGacctgaacctcctgcctctacctccccggagttttttttaacacttttaaTTACCAAAAGCATGCCTTTGGAAGAAGTTACCTGCtcagtaacttcaaagaaaagAGGTTTGCCGAGCTcacattctggaggctgaggtctAAGACCTGGAAGGTGTGTCTGCTCAGCTTCTGGGCAGAGCCTTGTGCTATTCCAAGTGAAGAGGGAGCAGGTGCATGCAGAGAGGTCATATGGTGAGCAAGGAAGCCGGGAAAGCCAACTTGGTTCATAACAACCGCTTTCATCAGGATCCAGTCCCATGAGGATGCTTGAGCCCGGTAGGCACCACCCCAACACTTAGTGATCACAGCACATTCAAACCAAAACAGGCAATGTGTAGATGATGAATGTGTGATGCTGGTCCAATAAAGCTGCTCCAAGGCCTGGAAGATCATCCCACAACACAAAGCAGTCTTCTCATTTCCCTCCAACCTTTGaagagttattttgttttttaataagtatatgtatgtgtgtgggttgtGCAGGTACATGCAGGCGCCCGCAGAGGCTGGagggatcagatcccctgggtgGTGGGGACTGAACTGGGGTTCATTCTGCTCTGAACAGTGAACTGAACAGTGcctgctctgaaccactgaaccatgtctccagccttccccacaacttcttaaaaaaaaacattctcaTGTCTCTAGTTATAGAAAAAGCCATTATCCaggagtgatggtgcacgcctttaatcccagcattggggaggcagaggcaggtggacctatgaatttgagaccagtctggtttacatagcaagtcccaggccagccagacctCAACCAGAGCTAaaccatgagaccctgtcttttaaaaaacaaaaaaagaaaggaaggaaggaaggaaggaaggaaagaagaaagaaagaaaaataaaataaaaaacaaaaccaaaaagccctcaaaagagagaaaggaggagggaaagggtaGGGGCGGGGGAGACAAGCATGAGGAGGCTTGGGGTGTTAGCTGTACACTTGCCTAGCCACCCAGGATCCactctgggttcaatttccagcactgaggtggggggtggggaagtgtGATGGGCTGGGCATGGCCTGAAGATAGTAGTGTGCTGACCATTGAAGCAAGTTCTCACTGATACTTGGTAACAATGGGGATAATATGTGTCTCCTTGGGAACCAGGGAAATTTATGAATTGTCATAGTCTTCATTCAGAAAACTGACTTTGGACTGTAAGTCCTGGATTTttgtcagtgaaaaacattcctGTGGGACGTCAGGATGACTCATTGGTAAAAGTGCCTACTGcccagcctgaggacctgagttctacccTGGGGACTCggatggcagaaagagagaaccaattgccccaagttgtcctctgacttccacacatttcACTGTGGCATGCACGTATCCATGTatatacacaaagtaaataaataaaatttaaaacacagtaaCAAGCCAAGAAAGGAAACCATCCCAGCTAAAGAAAAGGCCAGCCTCGGGGCGATAATGGAGGGGTCCTACCCAGTGCAGAGATGGCAGAGGATGGGGAGCCTGGAAGGAGCTACGGTATGCAGGTGCCCCATACACAGGACCACATGTACCTTTTACAGGATTGGGACTCAAAAGTGTGGGGTCTGCTGAGAACAGTACAGTGCTAGGAAGCACAGACAGGTGGGGGAGCCAAAAGACAGACATTGTGTGGACACCCCAAGTGCTACACTTACCTTCACATTACTGGGGTAGAGTGCAGGACTCATCTTGGGactgagggaaagagagagagagggaggaataggacagagggagagaaagtgTGTGTTAGAGTTGGGTATGTGTGTTAGAGACAGCGCTAGTCTTCTATCCCTGCTCATTAGCATGCTCAGCACCAGCCTGCTGCAGACTTCCCATGCCAGAGCCCCTAGGGAAGGAGGCGTCACCCTAAGCACTGCACAGAACTGCAGAGGACTGGGGGAACGATAGGAAATATTTCCGCTTATTTCTAGAACAGCCTGTGAGAGGTACACACCTGCCCCATTGTAAGTATGTGTTAAGAGAAAGAGCTGGAGTCCACGCAACCAACATCACCCAGACCTCCAGGGTGGGGCAGCAGTGTGATGAAAATCACTAGGAAGATACTTGCTAGATAATCTCCCACTGAGGGCAAAGGAAGTCCAGAAGGGTCTAGATCCAGCTGGTAGGGCCCAGCACTCCAATGGATTGAGGAGTGGACAAATCATACTTACTGCCCAAACTGGCACTTAGGTCCCTTGGGGCAGAAGCCAGTGAAGTAGTTGGGACACATTGCTTGGTGGACATGGCGGTATTTACACAGGGGACCTAGTAGACAAAGAGCAAATGGCCAAGAGAGTCTGCTTCATTCAGAGGAGGGGGTATACATGATAGCTCATGAGGAAAAGCATGCTGTGGTAGCTTGCCATTGGAAATAGGGTGAATAAGCCTTCCTGCCATTGATGTCCCTGAAGCCAGGAGACAGATAGGGGTAGAAACCTTAGCTCAGGTAAGGGCTGGCCATGTGGTTCAATGGTAAAGCAcaggttgaccatgctccaagccctgggttccatgcccagcCTTGCCTTCTGCCAGCACAAAGAAGGTGAGAACATGCTCAAGCCACCTTTCCCCAGAATCCCCTCCCAAACCAGTGCTAAGAATCACACCAGAAGACATATGATCATAAGGCCTAGGGGCCTCACCTTCTAAGTGTGGCTGGGAGCAGGGGAAAGGCTAGAACTTAAGTGGCATTCAGCACCTGGGAGCTATGTTTCTCATGGACTAGACTTTCTGCTAGGCTTCTCAGCCCAGGTCCCACATCCACCCATTGAGAAGGGTAGGCTATGTATCCCCCAGTCCTGCCTGAGAAGCCTGTTGTGCCCTATGCCAGGCTGCATCTTCCAGTGTGTCCACTGGCATGCAAGCCTCGGGTAACTTCAGAAAGGCTTTTCACGGGGGCATTTATACGGCACAACCCCCCACGGGGAATATTACTTCGCCTGCTGAGCACCCCCATCTGGATCACCCTCATCCCTCAGTGCATCCCATCCCCGCCCACGGGGCTCTCACCATCCTTGCAGAACCCTTGGTCATACCAAGGGCAGCTCTGGGTCTTGGGAGTTGGCTTCACGTGGAGGAAGGAGCAGT from the Peromyscus eremicus chromosome 8a, PerEre_H2_v1, whole genome shotgun sequence genome contains:
- the Cpsf4l gene encoding putative cleavage and polyadenylation specificity factor subunit 4-like protein, whose amino-acid sequence is MEEVIAGLEGFTFAFEQDVELQKGTGLLPFQGMDKSSSAVCNFFAKGLCGKGMLCPLRHETGEKMVVCKHWLRGLCRKGDGCNFLHQYDVNKMPVCYFHSKFGCCSNKDCSFLHVKPTPKTQSCPWYDQGFCKDGPLCKYRHVHQAMCPNYFTGFCPKGPKCQFGHPKMSPALYPSNVKVSLVKHPRNPATPASSGNVVAAPSQAKPLVYHQKRWTLPPACSSRAQPAP